The Miscanthus floridulus cultivar M001 chromosome 7, ASM1932011v1, whole genome shotgun sequence genome includes a region encoding these proteins:
- the LOC136465150 gene encoding uncharacterized protein, which yields MVGPLKRALGGFEYIYVSIDKFTKWIEYKPLIKFNATKAVEFMQDIMYRFGMPNRIITDLSSPFTAIEFRSWARDCGISIDYAFVAHLQANGQVERANGLLLAELKPQLFDELKDYGGKWIYELPKKFPKVEQYNEGEADETQKLEIDSAKEVKLNALF from the exons atggttggacctCTTAAACGTGCACTgggtggtttcgagtacatctatgTGTCCattgataagttcaccaagtggatagagtacaagcCACTCATCAAGTTCAATGCTACCAAGGCAGTCGAGTTCATGCAAGACATTATGTACCGATTTGGCATGCCTAATCGGATCATCACGGATCTCAGCTCACCTTTCACAGCTATTGAGTTTAGAAGTTGGGCTCGAGACTGCGGCATCAGCATCGACTACGCCTTCGTCGCTCATTTGCAAGCAAATGGTCAAGTAGAGAGGGCTAACGGGCTATTGCTAGCCGAGCTAAAGCCTCAGCTATTTGATGAGCTCAAGGACTACGGCGGCAAGTGGATCTACGAGCTACCCAAG AAGTTTCCCAAGGTTGAGCAGTACAACGAAGGCGAAGCAGATGAAACTCAAAAGCTAGAAATTGACAGTGCTAAAGAAGTCAAGCTTAATGCACTTTTTTAG